One Peromyscus leucopus breed LL Stock chromosome 4, UCI_PerLeu_2.1, whole genome shotgun sequence genomic region harbors:
- the Gabpb1 gene encoding GA-binding protein subunit beta-1 isoform X1: MSLVDLGKKLLEAARAGQDDEVRILMANGAPFTTDWLGTSPLHLAAQYGHYSTTEVLLRAGVSRDARTKVDRTPLHMAASEGHASIVEVLLKHGADVNAKDMLKMTALHWATEHNHQEVVELLIKYGADVHTQSKFCKTAFDISIDNGNEDLAEILQIAMQNQINTNPESPDTVTIHTATPQFIIGPGGVVNLTDETGVSAVQFGNSSTSVLATLAALAEASAPLSNSSETPVVATEEVVTAESVDGAIQQVVSSGGQQVITIVTDGIQLGNLHSIPTSGMGQPIIVTMPDGQQVLTVPATDIAEETVISEEPPAKRQCMEIIENRVESAEIEEREALQKQLDEANREAQKYRQQLLKKEQEAEAYRQKLEAMTRLQTNKEAV; this comes from the exons ATGTCCCTGGTAGACTTGGGGAAGAAGCTTTTAGAAGCGGCACGAGCAGGTCAAGATGACGAAGTTCGTATTTTGATGGCAAATGGAGCTCCTTTTACTACAGACTGG CTGGGAACTTCTCCACTTCATCTGGCCGCACAGTATGGGCATTACTCTACCACAGAGGTACTTCTCCGAGCCGGCGTAAGTAGGGATGCCAGGACCAAAGTGGACCGGACGCCACTGCACATGGCGGCCTCTGAGGGCCATGCCAGCATAGTAGAGGTTTTGCTGAAG caTGGTGCTGACGTCAATGCAAAGGATATGTTAAAGATGACAGCTCTGCATTGGGCAACAGAACACAATCATCAAGAGGTGGTGGAACTTTTAATCAAATATGGTGCTGATGTCCACACGCAGAGTAAATTTTGTAAAACTGCATTTGATATTTCAATAGACAATGGAAATGAAGATTTAGCAGAGATATTACAG ATTGCTATGCAGAACCAAATCAACACCAACCCGGAGAGTCCTGACACTGTGACAATACACACTGCCACACCACAGTTCATCATTGGACCTGGAGGGGTGGTGAACCTAACAG ATGAAACAGGAGTATCTGCTGTCCAGTTTGGGAACTCCTCGACATCAGTATTAGCTACATTAGCTGCCTTAGCTGAAGCATCTGCTCCATTGTCCAACTCTTCAGAAACTCCAG TAGTGGCCACAGAGGAAGTGGTTACCGCAGAATCTGTGGATGGTGCAATTCAGCAAGTAGTTAGCTCAGGGGGTCAGCAAGTCATCACGATAGTTACAGATGGAATCCAGCTGGGAAACTTGCACTCCATTCCAACCAGTGGGATGGGCCAGCCCATCATTGTGACCATGCCTGACGGACAGCAAG tATTGACAGTACCAGCGACAGACATTGCTGAAGAAACTGTAATCAGTGAGGAACCACCAGCTAAGAGACAGTGTATGGAAATAATTGAGAACCGGGTGGAATCTGCAGAAATTGAA GAGAGAGAAGCTCTTCAGAAACAGCTAGACGAGGCGAACCGGGAGGCGCAGAAGTACCGCCAGCAGCTGCtgaagaaggagcaggaggcGGAGGCCTAcaggcagaagctggaggccaTGACGCGCCTCCAGACCAACAAGGAAGCCGTCTAG
- the Gabpb1 gene encoding GA-binding protein subunit beta-1 isoform X2 gives MSLVDLGKKLLEAARAGQDDEVRILMANGAPFTTDWLGTSPLHLAAQYGHYSTTEVLLRAGVSRDARTKVDRTPLHMAASEGHASIVEVLLKHGADVNAKDMLKMTALHWATEHNHQEVVELLIKYGADVHTQSKFCKTAFDISIDNGNEDLAEILQIAMQNQINTNPESPDTVTIHTATPQFIIGPGGVVNLTDETGVSAVQFGNSSTSVLATLAALAEASAPLSNSSETPVATEEVVTAESVDGAIQQVVSSGGQQVITIVTDGIQLGNLHSIPTSGMGQPIIVTMPDGQQVLTVPATDIAEETVISEEPPAKRQCMEIIENRVESAEIEEREALQKQLDEANREAQKYRQQLLKKEQEAEAYRQKLEAMTRLQTNKEAV, from the exons ATGTCCCTGGTAGACTTGGGGAAGAAGCTTTTAGAAGCGGCACGAGCAGGTCAAGATGACGAAGTTCGTATTTTGATGGCAAATGGAGCTCCTTTTACTACAGACTGG CTGGGAACTTCTCCACTTCATCTGGCCGCACAGTATGGGCATTACTCTACCACAGAGGTACTTCTCCGAGCCGGCGTAAGTAGGGATGCCAGGACCAAAGTGGACCGGACGCCACTGCACATGGCGGCCTCTGAGGGCCATGCCAGCATAGTAGAGGTTTTGCTGAAG caTGGTGCTGACGTCAATGCAAAGGATATGTTAAAGATGACAGCTCTGCATTGGGCAACAGAACACAATCATCAAGAGGTGGTGGAACTTTTAATCAAATATGGTGCTGATGTCCACACGCAGAGTAAATTTTGTAAAACTGCATTTGATATTTCAATAGACAATGGAAATGAAGATTTAGCAGAGATATTACAG ATTGCTATGCAGAACCAAATCAACACCAACCCGGAGAGTCCTGACACTGTGACAATACACACTGCCACACCACAGTTCATCATTGGACCTGGAGGGGTGGTGAACCTAACAG ATGAAACAGGAGTATCTGCTGTCCAGTTTGGGAACTCCTCGACATCAGTATTAGCTACATTAGCTGCCTTAGCTGAAGCATCTGCTCCATTGTCCAACTCTTCAGAAACTCCAG TGGCCACAGAGGAAGTGGTTACCGCAGAATCTGTGGATGGTGCAATTCAGCAAGTAGTTAGCTCAGGGGGTCAGCAAGTCATCACGATAGTTACAGATGGAATCCAGCTGGGAAACTTGCACTCCATTCCAACCAGTGGGATGGGCCAGCCCATCATTGTGACCATGCCTGACGGACAGCAAG tATTGACAGTACCAGCGACAGACATTGCTGAAGAAACTGTAATCAGTGAGGAACCACCAGCTAAGAGACAGTGTATGGAAATAATTGAGAACCGGGTGGAATCTGCAGAAATTGAA GAGAGAGAAGCTCTTCAGAAACAGCTAGACGAGGCGAACCGGGAGGCGCAGAAGTACCGCCAGCAGCTGCtgaagaaggagcaggaggcGGAGGCCTAcaggcagaagctggaggccaTGACGCGCCTCCAGACCAACAAGGAAGCCGTCTAG